The Candidatus Neomarinimicrobiota bacterium region CATTCGGAGAGCCACCAGATCGACGAAGGAGTATTCCAGGCCGAAGTGCAGCCGCTCGGAATAGTCCCGCGGATGGGACAATTCCCAGGCCAGGGTCAGTTTGTGCGTATCGGACTCACCGGGAAGCAGTGAAAATAGATCCATCGCCATCCCGAAACACCAGTCCATGGGGATCGGATTGCTGACATTCCCGTATCCCTTTTCTTCCGAAAAATTCTGCAGCGACATTCCCAGGCGCAGGTCGTGGAAGCCCGTGAAATACAGTACTCCGAAGTCAAGATTCACCAGACCCATGTCCGTGTCTTGGTCGATGGGGTTATCGATCGAACCGCCAATCACCGGAGCATACGAGACCGTACCCAGTTGTTCCTGGGCGTAGCTGAAATGTAGCCCGAAGGAAAACCGATCGGTGACGCGTCGTGAGAACCCCAGCCCCGCCTGGTAGGCTTTCGGAAAAAATTCTTCCGTATATTCCCATCCCACCTCGTTTTCAGCTAATCGGGTTCCCTGGAAAACACCAAAATCGACATACCGGAGACTGCCGCAGAGCACGCCGATATTACCAACCGGAACGGCTAATGCCAGGGTGCTCTGGTTGATATCGGCGATCCAGGGCAGACTGGAAAAGGATACCTGGGGGAATGCGACAAAGCCGGTCCCGGCCGGATTCCAGAAGAGGGCATCCGCGGTCCCGACTACGGAATAGTAAGCGTTGCCCATCGCCATCGCCCGGGCTCCCACCGGAATCGACAGCCACTTCATGGAGGTCTGGGCCAGTTTCTTGATGCCCTCTGCCTCAAGGCCGGTGGCCATCAGAATGACGATCAGGGCCGTGGTGAAGTATCGGTGTTGTCTGGTCATCCTATCCCCTCAATTACCTGATGACGGTGAATTTCACGATGGTGCGGCCCGGCAGCTCCTCGGGTACCAAGGCCCCCGTTTCATCCGATACCAGCTTCTGGGCATCGGTCACCAGCACGATATACACCCCACTGGCGATGTACTGGTTACTCGTGGTGATCTGGTCCCAGTAATCGGTCGAGGTGCCGGAATCATGGGTAATGGTGTGGATCAAGTCGCCGGTGACATTATAGATCCGCAGCTTGCAGAATGGAGGCAGGTTAGCGAACATGATCTGGTTGTTGTCGCTCACAAAGTTTAGCAATTGACCCTTGATGTAGTAGGGATTGGGAACCACCACCACGCTGTCCAGGGTGCTTTTTCCCGGGCGGAAAGGAGACGCCGGCAGCTGCGACCGGTTGCTCCAGCGCGAGCTTTCCAGGTAGGGGCCGGTGCCGTCGATACCGGCACGGATGTCCGAAACAGCCGTGACGGCGTAATAATAATTTTCGCCGATGGTTAATCCCTCGTCAATGTACTCGAAATAGCCTTTATCGTTTTTTACCAGGGAATCAGCCGGAAGCTGGGCGATTTGTTTCCAGTAGACGTTTTTGCCAGCCTCGATGGGGTAATCGTCCCAGAAGTGCCCTTTTTTGCAATAGATGCGATAGGCCAGAACGTTGCCGCCTTCGTGGCCCGGGTAGTCCTCTTCCACGTCCACCCATTCCAGGTGTACCGAATTGGGGGCGGACCAGACAAACAGGTCCGGCGAGGGATAGGGCCGTGGGCACACCAGGTCGTTTTCCCACAGCTCCTGGGCCCGCTGCATGGCCCAAGCCAGCGAGTCCTCACCGCGATGCACAATCTCGTTCTTGATGGCATTCGTAACCAGAACGCTGCCCTTGACGGGATCATCATAATAGGCTTTGGGAGTATCGCCGAACTGGTACCAGTTGGCCCAGGCGGCACCCACCTCGCGGGCTTCCTGCCGGCTGATACTCCCCGATCCCAGCGCGTGCACCACGGTCACACTGTCGCCCATCCGCATCTCCGGCCACCCCCCCCAGATCTGGACCGGCTGCTTGCCTTCCTCCTTGGTGGGATCCCCGGTGGGCGGATATTCTAATACCTCATAGGGGGGGTCCGGACGCTCAACGATGAACTTTTGCCATAGGCCACCATCCCGCCATTCCCGGAAATCGTTAAAGGTAACCTTAATACGGGAAGAATGGGGATTCCCGACCACCCAGTCGGTTGTATCCGAAGGGGACTGGTTGCAGTGCAGCAGGGTGAAACCGCTGTAGGGCGTGGACATCAGCCAGCCGTCAGGGGCCGGCTGCCAGCGGGGATGGCCGGTGTCGTCAAACGGTGGACCTCCCGTCGTAAAAGCCGCCAGTGTTGGGTGATCCCCATCATAACCGTAAGTGACAACCAGCTTGTTGCGGTCGACGCCGGGTACGATGGAGGTTACCTCCATCGTACTAGCCCACCAGGCGCCGTGATGAATGAACCAGTCGCCGCTGGGGTCGTCGCCGGTCACACCGGTATAGGACGTCTGCCCCACACGATAGGCTTTGAAGACGTACACGTTCTTCACCACCTGGGTAGTGTCCGCGTCTAGGTCCGGGTCGGTCTCAGGGTAGTAGTCATCGTCAAAGGTCAGCTTGTAAGTGGTCTTCAGGATTACGAAATCCCCGTACAGCTGATTTACGAACTGGTAGCCTTCATACCGCATGTGCATCCAGGGAGATTTCTTCTTGAAAATCCGAAACATCTTGTCGGCCTTGATGCTCTCATCCACCAGGCCGGTGTATGCCGGCGAGGATGGAATCCCATCGACTATAACCGTGGGGGGCGCATATTTGCTGATCTCCCGGATGCCGAACGGTTCTTCTAGCATATACCCGCCCTTGGTTTCTTCGTCATATGCTCGCCGGAACTCGCCGTTGGCCAGGATGATCTCATCGAAAATCAGGGCTTCCTTGATGTTGGAGACCGTCCACATGTAGTAGGACCCGTTCGGGAACCGGCCGCAGTGTTCATTCTCATCGTATTCGACCACACCCAGGTCTTCGGCATCCAGCCGGTAGTAATAGCGCGCCAGGTCCAGGTGAACAATCGTTTGCTGAGCGTTGATCGCGGTGGGGACCAACAAATGGTAACACAGGATAGGAACACCCAGTAGGATTACTTTTTGCGTCATGAACATAACCTTAAAATTATAATGACGTTAGCATTGGTGATCTCAGCAAAAGTGCACACTGTCACGTTCCTCCACATCAGTTGATATTCAGATCAAATCCAAACATGATATACCTGGGATTGAGATACCACCGCCAGTTCTGCCAGCCGGCATCGATCCACGGTTTTTCATCACTGGGCCCCTCACCGTATTTGTCGTGCCCGTGCATTTCCCCCTCATACCAGGGCAGGTGCAGCGAGCTGCGGTACTGCTCGCCGCTGTAGGGGATCACCTCTCCCTTGAAGTTGGTTGCGTTCCGGACCCGCAAGAACACGCTGAAATCCAGATGCCCAATATCGAAGCCCTTCCTGAGAATCAGGTCGACGTTATGCCGGTCGATGCGATCCATGTAGTTCCGGGCCCAGACCGGAGGGGGATTACTGGGATCACCGAATAGTCGCTTGCCGCCAGCCCGCCACCAGGCATTGATCTGCAGAGCCCAGGATGACAGCGGTTTGAATCCCAGTATTTCCGGGCCAAAGTTTCCCGGCAGGAGGAACGAGTAAACGGTACTCACCTTGGGGACCGGCCAGTTTTGAACCTGTTCGGCGTTTTCACGCTGCTCCTGCTCGTACTGCCAGTTCTCATGCAGCGCTTTGAAACCGGTCCAACCTTCATTGGTAGAGATGTATTCGAAATCGATCCAGCCATAACCGAATCGGCCGTGCCTCTTCTGCAACCGAATCTCGATCCCCCGGATATCTTCGTAGCTGTTGTTTACTTCCGTGGAATATACCTCGCTCTTGTAGTAATCGTAGAATTTCAACCCGCCACTGGTCAACTGGTTGGTGATGTCTTTATAGTACGCCGAGATGCGGAAGAGATAGGCCCCGGCGAGGGCTTTTTCGAATCCGACTTCGTACATGACCGTGCGGGGCCATTCCGCATTCAGATTGGGGATCTTGGGGTTGTTGCCCTGTTGGATGTTGAATAGCTGTCCCGGAACCGGCAACTGGTAGAAATGACCGTAGTTGAAGTAGAATTTACTGGTAGCGGTTGCGGGGAAAGAAACACCTAGCCGGGGACTGATCTTAAATGTTACCGCATTCTCATCTTCTAATTGATCCTTGAAGCCCAGGTTGACAAAGTTGGAATCCTCGTCCACTCTCCGCCACTCGTCTTCGGTGTAGAATGTATACCACTCCTCATCCCCTTCGGCATTGATCAGCCACGCCGGACGCATTGCGTTGAAGTACTCAAACCGCAAGCCCAGGTTGGCGTTCATACCTTCGTATTCCAGCTTATTCTGGATGAACGCCGCGAGTTGTAGTGGGTGATCCTCGAAGTAATAGGTGTCTTCCGGTATCGGCCCTTCCTCGAAATAGGGTGGTTTGTATTCGTCAATGACCTCGTAATGGATCTTGGCCGCTCGCATATTATACTGGGTATAGGCCGCTTCGAATCCCACCTTCAGCAGATGACGGAAAGTGAGCTGTGATTCCAGGAGCCCTTTAAGACGTAGCTGCCAGTATTCGGAATCATCGATCTGGCGGCCCCCACCATAAATCCAGAACTGGTCGAACATGTCGTAATAATCACTCTGGTGCAGGAATCCGGTACTGGGACTGGGATCAAGATAGGCATCGCCCACCAGCACCTTATGGGAGGTATCACGATGGGTCGTCACCCCCTGGAATGCACTGTAGTAACTGCCCGTCAGGCTCAGGTTGTAGAAAGTCCGTTCACTCAGCGAGTGGCTGAACTTGATTCCGGCCAGATCGGTATTTCGATCGATCGGATTGATGCCGTAGGGATTATACAGCATGTGCCAACGCACATCCCGCGCCAGCTGGGTACCCTCCTTGGTGCCGGTGATCATCCCGGAAGTATAATCCTGGGCTTGCGTTGCCACACCCTGCTCTAATATGTGCATATAGGTAAAGGTCATCTTGGCCTTCGGCGAGAGCCTGAGGTTGAAGTTGGCTTGGGTCGTACTTTGGACGGAATTTGTCCGGCTGTAGGGATAGGCCAACTGCAGGTTTTCATAGTGTTGAGAGAGGAGGAAGGTTGAATTCTTGAACAGGAAGGGACCGGTGAGCGTGCCATCGAAAATATAATCCGGCTCCTGGGCGTAGGGAATATTCTGGTGCGTATGTCGCCAGATTTCCATCCACTGCTGGGGAGTATAATTGTTGTTGGGATCACCATCAGTGAGGGACTGCTCGGACATCTTGTTCCAACCGATAAACTCGAACGCGTAATCCCCACCTTCCACATCCGCCGCAGTCACCCCTTCGAAGGCTTTGTCCCCGCAGTAGACATTCCAGATGGGCCCGTTCACGCCGAAGGGGTTAGGACCGAAATGCTTATATTGGGGCGGTCCCATCCGGGCATCGATCGAGACGGCAAACCGATCCGGGGATCCTTCCTTCGTGATCACGTTCACCATACCCGAACGGATATCGCCGTATTCCGCGGTGAATCCACCCGTGGTGATCGTGACTTCCTGGACCGAGGTCAGGCTGATCCCCAGGTTAGGCTGCTGGGTAATGGCGTTGCGTAAGGACACCCCGTTGAGCGAGATGTTAGTCTCGTTGATGTCACCGCCTCGGATGCTCAGGCCACTGCCTTCTTCATCAGCCGAGATGAAGATGCCCACCTGGGATTCCATGAAATCCTGGAAAAAATCCTGTTTGAATACAGCCACGTCTTCTTCCCGCATCACCATTTCCGAACCGGCAACATCTGGCTGTATGATGGGGCGCTGCGCCACAACCGTCACCGACTCCCCCCTGATGACCTCCACACTGAGATCAAAGTCTACTGTGGTCGTCAAGTCGGCGGCAACATAGACCTGCGTCTTCCTTACGGTCGTATAACCAATAACACTGCACATAACCGTATAGAATCCCGGCGCAACATTAATGATGAAGTAGTGTCCATCCATATCCGTGGCGGAGCCTAACATAGTGCCTTCCAGGATCACATTGGCCCCGGCTATTGATTCACCGGTCTGAGCATCCACAACCCTGCCAGAGATCTTACCCGTCACCCCTCCATCAGCGGGATAGGGGCAAAAGATAATGAGTAGCGCAGCCAAAATCGGATTCAACAGATCTAACTTTTTAATTTTGAATGACATAGTTGTTACCTACGGTCTATGGAAATCTGGCCAGAAGGAAATGAAGAAGTCTTAATGTCGACTCTCGTGGGAGCGATACTACCTGAGAATTCATTGTCGGCAAGCAAAAGATCAAGACACCAACCGCATAATTCCAAAATTAAATGGATATACTAGGTATATTAAGGGTACGAAACTCAAGCCCTTTAATCAAGAGCTTTTTACCGCTTTGGCAACCTTTTCTACCACTCAGCTCGAATGGCTGGGGCTCAAACTAGGTGAGCAGCATCGCGATCAGCCCCTGTCCGCAATATGTTACCTACAGTAAAGATCTCCCTCATTGCTGCTCACCCGATGTTGAAGCCGCCGACCAACTCCTGATCGCTCATTCAGCTCGATTCAGATGAAAAAGCTCC contains the following coding sequences:
- a CDS encoding carboxypeptidase regulatory-like domain-containing protein, producing the protein MTGKISGRVVDAQTGESIAGANVILEGTMLGSATDMDGHYFIINVAPGFYTVMCSVIGYTTVRKTQVYVAADLTTTVDFDLSVEVIRGESVTVVAQRPIIQPDVAGSEMVMREEDVAVFKQDFFQDFMESQVGIFISADEEGSGLSIRGGDINETNISLNGVSLRNAITQQPNLGISLTSVQEVTITTGGFTAEYGDIRSGMVNVITKEGSPDRFAVSIDARMGPPQYKHFGPNPFGVNGPIWNVYCGDKAFEGVTAADVEGGDYAFEFIGWNKMSEQSLTDGDPNNNYTPQQWMEIWRHTHQNIPYAQEPDYIFDGTLTGPFLFKNSTFLLSQHYENLQLAYPYSRTNSVQSTTQANFNLRLSPKAKMTFTYMHILEQGVATQAQDYTSGMITGTKEGTQLARDVRWHMLYNPYGINPIDRNTDLAGIKFSHSLSERTFYNLSLTGSYYSAFQGVTTHRDTSHKVLVGDAYLDPSPSTGFLHQSDYYDMFDQFWIYGGGRQIDDSEYWQLRLKGLLESQLTFRHLLKVGFEAAYTQYNMRAAKIHYEVIDEYKPPYFEEGPIPEDTYYFEDHPLQLAAFIQNKLEYEGMNANLGLRFEYFNAMRPAWLINAEGDEEWYTFYTEDEWRRVDEDSNFVNLGFKDQLEDENAVTFKISPRLGVSFPATATSKFYFNYGHFYQLPVPGQLFNIQQGNNPKIPNLNAEWPRTVMYEVGFEKALAGAYLFRISAYYKDITNQLTSGGLKFYDYYKSEVYSTEVNNSYEDIRGIEIRLQKRHGRFGYGWIDFEYISTNEGWTGFKALHENWQYEQEQRENAEQVQNWPVPKVSTVYSFLLPGNFGPEILGFKPLSSWALQINAWWRAGGKRLFGDPSNPPPVWARNYMDRIDRHNVDLILRKGFDIGHLDFSVFLRVRNATNFKGEVIPYSGEQYRSSLHLPWYEGEMHGHDKYGEGPSDEKPWIDAGWQNWRWYLNPRYIMFGFDLNIN
- a CDS encoding PorV/PorQ family protein, producing the protein MTRQHRYFTTALIVILMATGLEAEGIKKLAQTSMKWLSIPVGARAMAMGNAYYSVVGTADALFWNPAGTGFVAFPQVSFSSLPWIADINQSTLALAVPVGNIGVLCGSLRYVDFGVFQGTRLAENEVGWEYTEEFFPKAYQAGLGFSRRVTDRFSFGLHFSYAQEQLGTVSYAPVIGGSIDNPIDQDTDMGLVNLDFGVLYFTGFHDLRLGMSLQNFSEEKGYGNVSNPIPMDWCFGMAMDLFSLLPGESDTHKLTLAWELSHPRDYSERLHFGLEYSFVDLVALRMGYKMNYDEESVSYGVGLLPNFRIGPLKLGLDYAYVPFGEFQEVQAFSVVIGF